One genomic window of Staphylococcus hsinchuensis includes the following:
- the ftsA gene encoding cell division protein FtsA produces the protein MEEHYYVSIDIGSSSVKTIVGEKFHNGINVIGTGQTYTSGIKNGLIDDFDVAKQAVKDTIKKASIASGIDIKEVFLKLPIIGTEVFDESNKIEFQEDTELDGTHVESVLEGIREKNDVPETEIINAFPIQFIVDGDNEVSDPKELIARHSLEVEAGVIAIQKSILINMIKCVEACGVDVLDVYSDAYNYGSILSATEKELGACVIDIGEDITQLAFYERGELVDGDAVEMAGRDITEDIAKGLNTSYETAEKIKHQYGHAFYDSASDQDVFSVDQVDRDEDAQFTQKDLADIVEARVEDIFFEVFDVLQALQLTKVNGGFVVTGGSSNLLGIKELLQDLVNEKVRVHTPSQMGIRKPEYSSAISTISSSITFDELLDYVTINNHDSEEFEEEVIESEDNSNTTKSSGFDWFKKRSNKSESKQPSDNDSVETRSDSDEGYDKHTEVDQDSESKPQQNDNQEDSKFKKLMKSLFE, from the coding sequence ATGGAAGAGCATTATTATGTAAGTATAGATATTGGTTCATCAAGTGTTAAAACAATAGTAGGCGAGAAATTTCACAATGGCATCAATGTGATAGGTACAGGACAAACCTACACGAGTGGGATAAAAAATGGACTAATCGATGACTTTGACGTTGCGAAACAAGCAGTCAAAGATACTATAAAAAAAGCTTCTATTGCTTCCGGTATAGATATTAAAGAAGTGTTTTTAAAACTTCCAATTATCGGAACTGAAGTATTTGATGAATCAAATAAAATTGAATTTCAAGAAGATACAGAACTAGATGGTACACATGTTGAAAGTGTACTAGAAGGTATACGCGAAAAGAACGACGTACCTGAAACTGAAATTATAAACGCGTTTCCAATACAATTTATTGTAGATGGCGATAATGAAGTTTCAGATCCAAAAGAACTTATTGCACGACACAGTTTAGAAGTAGAAGCTGGTGTCATTGCAATACAGAAATCAATCTTAATAAACATGATAAAATGTGTCGAAGCATGTGGTGTTGATGTATTAGATGTATACTCTGATGCTTATAACTATGGTTCTATTTTATCAGCAACTGAAAAAGAACTTGGCGCATGCGTTATTGATATCGGTGAAGATATTACACAACTTGCTTTTTATGAGCGCGGTGAACTTGTTGATGGTGACGCGGTTGAAATGGCAGGTAGAGATATTACAGAAGATATCGCTAAAGGTTTAAATACCTCATACGAAACAGCTGAGAAGATTAAACATCAATACGGCCATGCATTTTATGATTCTGCTTCAGATCAAGATGTGTTTAGTGTGGATCAAGTTGATAGAGACGAAGACGCACAATTCACTCAAAAAGATCTTGCAGATATTGTGGAAGCACGTGTTGAAGATATTTTCTTTGAAGTATTTGATGTATTGCAAGCATTACAATTGACGAAAGTTAATGGTGGATTCGTTGTTACAGGTGGATCATCGAACTTATTAGGAATTAAAGAATTGTTACAAGATTTAGTTAATGAAAAGGTAAGAGTACATACGCCATCACAAATGGGTATTAGAAAACCTGAATATTCTTCTGCAATATCTACGATTTCTAGTAGCATTACTTTCGATGAATTACTTGATTATGTTACAATAAATAATCATGACAGTGAAGAATTCGAGGAAGAAGTTATTGAATCTGAAGATAACTCAAATACGACAAAATCATCAGGATTTGATTGGTTTAAGAAGAGATCAAACAAATCAGAAAGCAAACAACCTTCAGATAATGATTCAGTAGAAACTCGTTCCGATTCAGATGAGGGATATGATAAACATACAGAAGTCGATCAAGACTCTGAAAGTAAACCTCAACAAAATGATAACCAAGAAGATAGTAAATTTAAAAAACTGATGAAATCACTATTCGAATGA
- the ftsZ gene encoding cell division protein FtsZ yields MLEFEQGFNHLATLKVIGVGGGGNNAVNRMIDHGMNNVEFISINTDGQALNLSKAESKIQIGEKLTRGLGAGANPEIGKKAAEESREQIEDAIQGADMVFVTAGMGGGTGTGAAPVVAKIAKEMGALTVGVVTRPFGFEGRKRQTQAAAGVESMKAAVDTLIVIPNDRLLDIVDKSTPMMEAFKEADNVLRQGVQGISDLIAVSGEVNLDFADVKTIMSNQGSALMGIGVSSGENRAVEAAKKAISSPLLETSIVGAQGVLMNITGGESLSLFEAQEAADIVQDAADEDVNMIFGTVINPELQDEIVVTVIATGFEDKPSAQGRKASNTGFGGSVAGTTSAKEESSFASKSSSDSLSQPSKSEGRSHSTNDDDIPSFIRNREERRSRRTRR; encoded by the coding sequence ATGTTAGAATTTGAACAAGGATTTAATCATTTAGCGACGTTAAAAGTCATCGGTGTAGGGGGCGGCGGTAACAACGCTGTAAACCGAATGATTGATCATGGTATGAATAACGTAGAATTTATTTCAATCAATACTGACGGACAAGCTTTAAACTTATCTAAAGCTGAGTCTAAGATTCAAATTGGTGAAAAATTAACACGTGGATTAGGTGCTGGTGCCAACCCTGAAATTGGTAAAAAAGCAGCTGAAGAATCACGTGAACAAATCGAGGACGCAATTCAAGGTGCAGACATGGTATTCGTAACTGCTGGTATGGGCGGCGGTACAGGTACTGGTGCAGCGCCAGTAGTTGCTAAGATTGCTAAAGAAATGGGCGCATTAACAGTTGGTGTTGTAACACGTCCATTCGGATTTGAAGGTCGTAAACGTCAAACGCAAGCAGCTGCAGGTGTTGAATCAATGAAAGCTGCAGTAGATACATTAATCGTTATCCCTAACGATCGTTTATTAGACATCGTTGACAAATCTACACCTATGATGGAAGCATTTAAAGAAGCAGACAACGTGTTACGTCAAGGTGTACAAGGTATTTCAGATTTAATCGCCGTATCAGGTGAGGTTAACCTTGACTTTGCAGACGTTAAGACAATCATGTCTAACCAAGGTTCAGCATTAATGGGTATCGGTGTATCATCTGGTGAAAATCGTGCGGTTGAAGCTGCTAAAAAAGCAATTTCTTCTCCATTATTAGAAACATCAATTGTTGGTGCTCAAGGTGTGCTTATGAATATTACTGGTGGAGAATCATTATCACTATTTGAAGCTCAAGAAGCAGCAGATATTGTACAAGATGCAGCTGATGAAGATGTAAATATGATTTTTGGTACAGTAATCAATCCAGAATTACAAGATGAAATTGTTGTAACTGTTATTGCAACAGGTTTTGAAGATAAACCTTCAGCTCAAGGACGTAAAGCTTCAAACACTGGCTTTGGTGGTAGCGTTGCTGGAACCACTTCAGCTAAAGAAGAATCATCATTCGCTTCTAAATCATCATCTGATTCACTTTCACAACCAAGTAAAAGTGAAGGAAGAAGCCATAGCACGAATGATGACGATATTCCTAGTTTCATCAGAAATAGAGAAGAGAGACGTTCAAGAAGAACTAGAAGATAA
- the pgeF gene encoding peptidoglycan editing factor PgeF — translation MQDKFKKHPHILKYEDESLNNVLIGMTTREDGLSDYPKNAFNMARYIDDDSQNITTHQEQLASVINYSRDQWVFPIQTHENNVVEVTQADRGSNIDALTQTLHSIDGIYSYDSNLLLTMCYADCVPIYFYSEMHHYIGLAHAGWRGTVGQIVCEMLKQINFNYDDLQVVIGPATSMSYEINDDIKSKFETLPIDHTQYIETVAEDRHRIDLKKANALLLEQQGVPHDNIYITEYATSEDLSLFFSYRVEKGNTGRMLAFIGQ, via the coding sequence ATGCAAGACAAATTTAAAAAACATCCACATATTTTAAAATATGAAGACGAGTCACTTAACAATGTCCTAATAGGAATGACTACAAGAGAAGACGGTTTGAGTGATTATCCTAAAAACGCATTTAATATGGCGAGATACATAGATGATGACAGTCAAAATATCACGACACATCAAGAACAACTTGCTTCAGTCATTAATTACTCAAGAGACCAATGGGTTTTTCCGATTCAAACACACGAAAATAATGTGGTAGAGGTGACACAAGCTGATCGAGGATCAAATATTGATGCATTAACACAAACATTACATAGTATCGATGGCATATATTCTTATGATTCAAATTTATTATTAACTATGTGTTATGCAGATTGTGTACCCATTTATTTTTACAGTGAAATGCACCATTACATTGGATTGGCACATGCGGGTTGGAGAGGTACAGTAGGACAAATTGTTTGCGAAATGTTAAAGCAAATTAACTTTAATTACGATGATTTACAGGTTGTAATTGGACCTGCAACATCTATGTCTTATGAAATAAATGACGATATTAAAAGTAAATTCGAAACTTTACCAATCGACCACACACAATATATTGAAACAGTTGCTGAAGATAGACATCGCATTGATTTAAAGAAAGCGAACGCTCTATTGCTTGAGCAACAAGGTGTGCCACATGATAATATTTATATTACTGAATATGCCACTTCCGAAGATTTATCACTATTTTTCTCATATAGAGTAGAGAAAGGGAATACTGGAAGAATGTTAGCTTTTATAGGACAATGA
- a CDS encoding YggS family pyridoxal phosphate-dependent enzyme — translation MNVKQNLEQINQQITEHCKKGEVSTLPNVIAVTKYVTIDRANDAYEAGIRHFGENRLEGFQQKHDALPDDVVMHFIGTMQTRKVKEVINDVDYFHALDRLKLAREINKRAQHEIKCFVQVNVSGESSKQGITLEEVDNFIDELEQFEKIKVVGLMTMAPFTDDESYIKDLFQSLRIKRDEIKKRNLKHAPCTELSMGMSNDYHIASEAGATFVRIGTKLVGKEE, via the coding sequence ATGAACGTCAAACAAAATTTAGAACAAATCAATCAGCAAATAACTGAACATTGTAAAAAAGGCGAGGTTTCTACATTGCCTAACGTGATTGCTGTGACAAAGTATGTTACAATAGACCGAGCTAATGATGCATATGAAGCAGGAATTAGACATTTTGGTGAGAATCGTTTGGAAGGTTTTCAACAAAAGCATGACGCATTACCTGATGACGTGGTTATGCACTTTATCGGGACAATGCAAACAAGAAAGGTGAAAGAAGTCATCAATGATGTTGACTACTTTCATGCTTTAGATAGACTCAAGCTCGCGCGTGAAATTAATAAAAGAGCGCAACACGAAATAAAATGTTTTGTGCAAGTGAATGTCTCAGGTGAGTCATCTAAACAAGGTATCACACTTGAAGAAGTCGACAATTTTATTGATGAACTTGAACAATTTGAAAAAATTAAAGTGGTTGGACTGATGACGATGGCACCATTTACAGATGATGAGTCATATATTAAAGATTTATTTCAATCATTAAGAATAAAAAGAGATGAAATTAAGAAACGAAATTTAAAACACGCACCATGTACAGAGCTTTCAATGGGTATGAGTAATGATTATCATATCGCATCCGAAGCAGGTGCTACATTTGTAAGAATTGGTACAAAACTTGTAGGAAAAGAGGAGTGA
- a CDS encoding cell division protein SepF: MALKDLFNGFFVVEEEDDELEAPPEEDRNDRKHNNKAQAQSNHSEQASNNVDSEQSQSIQSVPQSQSSRLQSSTGERKYQMNQNVPRNNTRNVVNMNNQNQSSFNQMQESSKMCLFEPRVFSDTQDIADELKNRRATLVNLQRIDKVSAKRIIDFLSGTVYAIGGDIQRVGSDIFLCTPDNVEVSGNITDQIDNMEYQGE; encoded by the coding sequence GTGGCATTAAAAGATTTATTTAATGGTTTTTTCGTAGTAGAGGAAGAAGATGACGAACTAGAAGCGCCACCAGAGGAAGATCGCAACGACAGAAAGCATAATAATAAGGCGCAAGCACAATCAAATCATTCAGAGCAAGCGTCAAATAATGTAGATTCTGAACAATCCCAATCGATACAATCCGTACCACAATCACAGTCATCTAGATTACAGTCATCAACTGGTGAAAGGAAGTATCAAATGAACCAAAACGTTCCTAGAAACAACACAAGAAATGTTGTGAACATGAACAATCAAAATCAATCAAGCTTCAATCAAATGCAAGAAAGTTCAAAAATGTGTCTATTTGAACCACGCGTATTCTCGGACACACAAGATATTGCTGATGAATTAAAGAATCGTCGTGCAACACTTGTAAATTTACAACGCATTGATAAAGTTTCAGCCAAACGTATTATTGATTTCTTAAGTGGTACTGTATATGCAATTGGTGGAGATATCCAACGCGTAGGTAGTGATATATTCCTATGTACGCCAGATAACGTAGAAGTATCTGGTAACATAACAGACCAAATTGATAACATGGAATACCAAGGCGAATAG
- a CDS encoding YggT family protein, producing the protein MDIGLLSTIFKFIIFLVSVYYWGMILYFFLSWIPNARESKFGEFLQKIYEPFLEPFRKIIPPIGMIDISSIAAIIVLLLFQKGLESIFDFILKSMM; encoded by the coding sequence ATGGATATTGGTTTACTAAGCACTATTTTTAAATTTATTATTTTCTTGGTATCGGTGTATTATTGGGGAATGATATTATACTTTTTCCTTTCATGGATCCCAAATGCACGTGAAAGTAAATTCGGTGAGTTTTTACAAAAGATTTACGAACCGTTTTTAGAACCTTTCCGAAAGATAATTCCTCCGATAGGTATGATAGATATATCATCTATTGCCGCTATTATCGTATTGTTACTTTTCCAAAAGGGATTAGAAAGCATTTTTGATTTTATTTTGAAAAGTATGATGTAG
- a CDS encoding RNA-binding protein, producing MVNIDIYQHFRREEHTIIDMLIDKCRQASEQYAPVLTAFLDPRGQYILNVVVGSFEDIEVNFFGGPIAERKRAIIAPDYYSPEEDFEIALLEIDYPQKFVTIQHQHVLGTLMSLGIEREQLGDIIVNNRIQMTVSKQLEPYIIQELTRIRGAKVKLNSFPIKDMIQSNEQWKSFNTTVSSLRLDVVLKEIIRKPRTVAKQLIDKKRVKVNHTIIEQTDFQLDNDDLLSIQGFGRAKITELGGKTKKDKVRISYETLFK from the coding sequence GTGGTTAACATCGATATTTATCAACACTTTAGGCGAGAAGAACATACAATCATCGATATGCTCATAGACAAATGTCGCCAAGCTAGTGAGCAATATGCACCTGTATTAACAGCATTTTTAGATCCCCGTGGTCAATATATATTAAACGTAGTTGTGGGAAGTTTTGAAGATATTGAAGTAAATTTCTTTGGTGGACCAATTGCTGAACGTAAACGTGCAATCATTGCACCTGATTATTATTCACCAGAAGAGGATTTCGAAATTGCGTTACTTGAAATAGATTACCCACAAAAGTTTGTCACGATTCAACACCAACACGTTTTAGGAACATTGATGTCATTAGGTATTGAGCGTGAACAATTGGGTGATATTATCGTTAATAATAGAATACAAATGACGGTATCAAAGCAATTAGAACCATACATAATCCAAGAGTTAACACGCATTCGAGGGGCTAAAGTTAAACTTAATTCTTTTCCAATTAAAGATATGATACAATCAAATGAGCAATGGAAATCTTTCAATACGACAGTAAGTAGTTTGCGTTTAGACGTCGTGCTGAAAGAAATTATACGTAAGCCGCGTACAGTGGCGAAACAACTGATTGATAAAAAACGGGTGAAAGTGAATCACACGATTATCGAGCAGACTGACTTCCAATTAGATAATGATGATTTATTGTCAATTCAAGGTTTTGGTAGAGCAAAGATCACTGAACTAGGTGGCAAAACCAAAAAAGATAAAGTGAGAATTTCATACGAAACTTTATTCAAATGA
- a CDS encoding DivIVA domain-containing protein produces MPFTPSEIKNKTFNREKNGLSESEVQSYLEQLSNEIERLKEDKIQLEKVIEEKKTNIQSYKDVHQSVSDALIQAKQSGEETKAAAKKDAEATISKAQAEADRIVNDAVEKSRRLSFQTEDMKRQSKIFRSRFRMLVEAQLDLLKNDDWDYLLNYDLDAQQVTEENVNHLNERDLTDEEKALKAEAENKQTTDSTDKTQQNNANTNTNTNNDTDKK; encoded by the coding sequence ATGCCTTTTACACCAAGTGAAATTAAGAATAAAACATTTAATCGTGAAAAAAATGGTCTTTCTGAATCTGAAGTACAAAGTTATTTAGAGCAACTTAGTAATGAGATTGAACGTTTAAAAGAAGATAAGATTCAATTAGAAAAGGTCATTGAAGAAAAGAAAACGAACATTCAGTCTTACAAAGATGTGCATCAATCAGTTAGTGACGCTCTAATTCAAGCGAAACAAAGTGGTGAAGAAACGAAAGCTGCTGCAAAGAAAGACGCAGAAGCTACAATTTCTAAAGCACAAGCAGAAGCTGACCGTATTGTGAATGATGCTGTCGAGAAATCACGTCGACTATCTTTCCAAACAGAAGATATGAAACGTCAATCAAAGATTTTCAGATCACGTTTCCGTATGCTAGTTGAAGCACAGTTGGACTTATTGAAAAACGATGATTGGGATTATTTATTAAATTATGATTTAGATGCACAGCAAGTTACAGAAGAAAATGTAAATCATTTAAATGAAAGAGATTTAACAGATGAAGAAAAGGCATTAAAAGCTGAAGCAGAAAATAAACAAACTACTGATTCAACTGATAAGACACAACAAAACAATGCTAATACTAATACAAACACGAATAACGATACAGATAAAAAATAA